One part of the Salinimonas iocasae genome encodes these proteins:
- a CDS encoding aspartate-semialdehyde dehydrogenase — MSQAFDVAVLGATGLVGQMMIEMLEARKFPVNKLYPLASERSAGGTVNFKGEDIEVINADGFDFSQVQLGFFSAGGAVSATYAPIAAEAGCIVIDNTSQFRYEPDIPLVVPEVNPHALADFRTRNIIANPNCSTIQMLVALKPIHDEAGIERINVATYQSVSGAGKNAMEELARQTAGLLNAKEITPEAFSRQIAFNAIPQIDEFMDNDYTKEEMKMVWETQKIMGDASIMVNATAVRVPVFYGHGEAIHLETRMPLEADYVKQLLENAAGVKVYDSPASFPTQVSSASGNDLVHVGRIRNDISHPNGLNMWVVSDNVRKGAATNSVQIAEVLIRDYL, encoded by the coding sequence ATGTCACAAGCCTTTGATGTTGCAGTTCTGGGCGCCACAGGTCTGGTCGGTCAGATGATGATCGAGATGCTTGAAGCGCGTAAATTTCCGGTCAACAAACTTTATCCGCTGGCCAGTGAACGTTCTGCTGGTGGTACGGTTAACTTCAAAGGCGAGGATATTGAAGTTATTAACGCAGATGGTTTTGATTTCAGCCAGGTACAGCTTGGCTTTTTCTCTGCCGGTGGTGCCGTGTCCGCTACTTATGCGCCTATCGCTGCAGAAGCAGGATGTATTGTCATCGATAATACTTCGCAATTTCGCTACGAACCTGACATTCCGCTGGTGGTGCCAGAAGTCAACCCCCACGCGTTAGCAGACTTCAGAACGCGTAATATCATCGCTAACCCGAATTGCTCTACCATACAAATGCTGGTGGCGCTCAAACCTATTCACGACGAGGCGGGCATTGAGCGTATTAATGTGGCGACGTATCAATCGGTTTCCGGAGCCGGTAAAAATGCGATGGAAGAGCTGGCCCGGCAAACCGCGGGTTTGCTCAATGCCAAAGAGATAACACCCGAGGCTTTCAGCCGCCAGATTGCTTTTAACGCCATCCCGCAAATTGATGAGTTTATGGATAACGACTACACCAAAGAAGAGATGAAGATGGTGTGGGAAACCCAGAAAATAATGGGTGACGCGAGTATCATGGTGAACGCAACGGCGGTGCGCGTACCAGTTTTCTACGGTCATGGTGAGGCGATCCATCTGGAAACCAGAATGCCGCTTGAGGCTGATTATGTGAAGCAGTTACTGGAAAATGCAGCAGGGGTTAAAGTGTATGATTCACCTGCAAGCTTCCCAACCCAGGTTTCCAGTGCAAGCGGTAATGATTTAGTGCATGTCGGCAGGATCAGAAATGATATCAGCCATCCCAATGGCCTTAATATGTGGGTGGTATCAGATAATGTGCGCAAAGGTGCGGCAACTAATAGCGTGCAGATTGCTGAAGTTCTGATTCGCGATTACCTGTAA
- a CDS encoding FimV/HubP family polar landmark protein, translating into MKLHFMGLVVLLLLSTFPAANVDAQQRQTQLRGPKDATDQYSGATYGPIDEQDTLWRIASRYRQNEQLSVYQVMQAIYELNPNDFEQNNFNLLVDGATLRLPSERFIARIDKAQAKQFADQNDKAFAQIQSNPATGNNIKPAVPLVNKDELSDTRSQIEEKISALDAQQVEKFEALRDQFALSLDSVQSLLNENKKLYDRVEQVNTDLMNLREQVEGDVQAQMDEQLALQKELLDIVRQERAQREAEQSSGIASTLTQPASLIIGSGIITLLLAGALAAWLLKRRSDEPATAASNTESSPVQAAPEPDTEIDDLSTSLTSELAQDDAELSDDELFNDEELLDDVLSSELEDALDDELENFSDLDDDMLVPDSEDDAFESGDTELDQDELDNLFDEEDLSAEMLEENFDGIDLADDETSDVIDTADEQDEDIPAEPVSQDAFAEPVTEDDFTATVEDSATDPEPVTDEPALAEEAPLAPLPGAVDDTDDKPEISIDDLLEEEQESVEDKLDVNNGNVDESMLNKLDKEINEQNEELDRLADDILNEIDQLEQMGGLPDVEDDDDDEFADTGSTPSPQGIQSLDDLAEGLDDVSLDEIETDEISTEVFDDDIIEKLQNEEETSATSFDDPLSDELLAELSAEQGEEEQQLNDLSDELLAELESGMETEAETSPVPAGEEEPVDEDSAVPEDALTEELLAELESEIEDENDAEASLAESKEQEPSALSDSESESDLETDEDAPHGLVEDEPVDDTESTLIDAETEEQEPSALSDSESESDLETDEDAPHGLVEDEPVDDTESTLIDAEPEEQTQPALSDSDSESDLETDEESPQAQFDNEPEDDTEATLTDAKSEEQAQSALSDSDSKSDLEADEAKPHGLVEDEPEDDTEATLTNAESEEQAHPAVSDNDSESDLEADEAKPHGLVEDEPEDDAEATLTDVESDEQAQSALSDSDSESDVDTASDLQSDDVLDSDIQPESDELNESHATVANSDDADPLDDALAEFDKTFIDDIPSFSDSASSLDSTNNESKDDFDDSVLSVDYEDDVEEFALEQEVDGIVPESGAKEINELEDVPGLDEWLTETDKSDKTIFDDLESSEFDDLLEEMDEAAPTKAAPADDELKLDNPDLDLAALLNEPGNDSQTTERSREDEFLDVDTLLDESMQDDSQFEEMPLELDVSLSDYSGVSEDVDVIDIDKDAGQSANLDLARVYMEMDDLVAAKELLSEVVEKGSDEQQEEAQALLSSLS; encoded by the coding sequence ATGAAATTGCATTTTATGGGTTTGGTTGTATTGCTGTTACTTAGCACATTCCCAGCAGCAAATGTGGATGCTCAGCAAAGACAAACTCAACTGCGTGGACCGAAGGATGCAACAGATCAATATTCTGGCGCAACATACGGCCCTATTGATGAGCAAGATACATTATGGCGGATAGCCAGCCGGTACCGTCAGAACGAACAGCTTTCTGTGTATCAGGTCATGCAGGCCATTTACGAGCTTAACCCCAACGATTTCGAACAAAACAATTTTAACCTGTTAGTTGATGGTGCAACGCTTAGACTGCCCTCCGAGCGCTTTATAGCACGAATAGACAAAGCACAGGCAAAGCAGTTTGCAGATCAAAACGATAAAGCATTCGCGCAAATTCAAAGTAATCCTGCCACCGGTAATAATATTAAGCCTGCGGTGCCCCTGGTTAATAAAGACGAACTGTCAGATACCCGTTCTCAGATAGAAGAAAAAATTAGTGCTCTGGATGCCCAGCAGGTTGAAAAGTTCGAGGCACTCAGAGACCAGTTTGCGCTTTCTCTGGATAGTGTGCAGTCTTTGCTGAACGAGAACAAAAAACTCTATGACCGGGTAGAACAAGTCAATACCGACCTGATGAATCTGAGAGAACAGGTAGAGGGTGACGTTCAGGCTCAGATGGATGAGCAGTTAGCTCTGCAAAAAGAGCTTCTTGACATAGTGAGACAGGAGCGCGCTCAGCGTGAGGCCGAGCAGAGCAGCGGCATTGCTTCTACGCTCACACAACCTGCCAGCCTGATTATCGGATCCGGAATAATCACGTTGCTACTTGCCGGCGCACTGGCCGCATGGCTGTTAAAACGACGTTCTGATGAACCTGCAACAGCGGCATCGAATACTGAAAGCAGCCCTGTACAGGCTGCCCCGGAGCCTGATACCGAAATTGACGATTTGTCGACCAGCCTGACCAGCGAGCTGGCGCAGGATGATGCTGAGCTCTCTGACGATGAACTGTTCAACGATGAGGAGTTGCTCGACGACGTTTTATCCTCCGAGCTGGAAGATGCCCTGGATGATGAGCTGGAGAACTTCTCAGATCTTGATGATGATATGCTGGTACCCGACAGTGAGGACGATGCATTTGAGTCTGGTGACACAGAGCTGGATCAGGATGAACTCGACAATCTTTTTGATGAAGAAGATTTGTCTGCAGAAATGCTTGAGGAAAATTTCGACGGCATTGATCTTGCCGACGATGAAACCAGCGATGTGATAGATACCGCTGACGAACAGGACGAAGATATTCCCGCAGAGCCTGTTTCTCAGGACGCGTTTGCTGAGCCGGTAACCGAGGACGATTTCACCGCTACGGTTGAAGATTCCGCCACCGATCCGGAACCTGTTACTGATGAGCCGGCACTGGCAGAAGAAGCGCCTCTCGCACCATTACCCGGGGCCGTCGATGATACTGATGATAAACCTGAAATAAGTATTGATGACCTGCTTGAAGAAGAGCAGGAGAGTGTCGAAGACAAGTTGGATGTCAACAATGGCAATGTCGACGAATCGATGCTCAATAAGCTCGACAAAGAAATCAATGAGCAAAACGAAGAGCTGGATCGCCTTGCCGACGATATCCTCAATGAAATTGACCAGCTTGAGCAAATGGGTGGGTTGCCTGATGTTGAGGATGACGACGACGATGAATTTGCTGACACTGGCTCTACGCCATCGCCACAAGGAATTCAGAGCCTCGATGACCTCGCTGAAGGTCTTGATGACGTCAGTCTGGACGAGATAGAAACAGATGAAATTAGTACTGAGGTTTTTGATGACGACATCATCGAAAAGCTGCAGAACGAAGAAGAGACAAGTGCGACCAGTTTTGATGATCCGCTGAGCGACGAACTTCTTGCAGAATTGTCTGCTGAGCAGGGTGAAGAAGAGCAGCAACTTAACGATCTTTCCGATGAGCTGCTGGCTGAGCTTGAAAGTGGCATGGAGACGGAGGCTGAAACCAGCCCGGTACCAGCAGGTGAAGAAGAGCCTGTTGATGAAGACAGCGCTGTTCCGGAAGATGCGCTAACTGAAGAGCTACTTGCGGAACTTGAGTCTGAAATCGAAGATGAAAACGACGCTGAAGCCAGTCTAGCTGAATCAAAAGAGCAGGAGCCTTCGGCGCTATCAGACAGTGAATCAGAAAGCGATTTAGAAACTGACGAAGATGCGCCGCATGGGCTGGTCGAAGATGAGCCTGTAGATGATACCGAATCCACGCTAATCGATGCTGAAACAGAAGAGCAGGAGCCTTCGGCGCTATCAGACAGTGAATCAGAAAGCGATTTAGAAACTGACGAAGATGCGCCGCATGGGCTGGTCGAAGATGAGCCTGTAGATGATACCGAATCCACGCTAATCGATGCTGAACCAGAAGAGCAGACGCAGCCGGCACTATCAGACAGTGATTCAGAAAGCGATTTAGAAACTGACGAAGAATCGCCGCAAGCGCAGTTCGATAATGAGCCTGAAGATGATACCGAAGCCACGCTAACCGACGCCAAATCAGAAGAGCAGGCGCAGTCGGCGTTATCAGATAGTGATTCAAAAAGCGATTTAGAAGCTGATGAAGCAAAGCCGCACGGGCTGGTCGAAGATGAGCCTGAAGATGATACCGAAGCCACGCTAACCAACGCCGAATCAGAAGAGCAGGCGCATCCGGCGGTATCAGATAATGATTCAGAAAGCGATCTAGAAGCTGATGAAGCAAAGCCGCACGGGCTGGTCGAAGATGAGCCTGAAGATGATGCCGAAGCCACGCTAACCGACGTCGAATCAGACGAGCAGGCGCAGTCGGCGCTATCTGACAGTGATTCAGAAAGCGATGTTGATACAGCATCAGATCTTCAGTCTGATGACGTATTGGATAGCGATATTCAGCCTGAGTCAGACGAGCTGAATGAGTCGCACGCTACGGTTGCCAATAGTGATGACGCGGATCCACTGGACGATGCGCTCGCCGAATTTGATAAAACCTTTATTGATGATATCCCCAGCTTTTCCGATAGTGCATCTTCACTGGATTCGACGAATAATGAATCCAAAGATGATTTCGATGACAGTGTTCTGAGCGTCGATTATGAAGATGATGTTGAAGAATTTGCGCTGGAACAGGAAGTTGATGGCATCGTTCCTGAGTCTGGTGCAAAGGAGATCAATGAACTTGAAGATGTACCAGGGCTGGATGAATGGCTCACAGAAACGGATAAAAGTGACAAAACGATTTTTGATGATCTGGAGTCTTCAGAGTTTGACGATCTGCTCGAGGAAATGGATGAGGCTGCGCCAACTAAAGCAGCACCGGCAGATGACGAATTAAAACTTGATAACCCGGATCTGGATTTAGCAGCACTGCTGAATGAGCCAGGTAACGACTCGCAAACAACGGAGCGTAGTCGTGAAGATGAGTTCCTCGACGTAGATACACTACTTGATGAGTCTATGCAGGATGATAGTCAGTTTGAGGAAATGCCACTTGAGCTTGATGTAAGCCTCTCTGACTACAGTGGTGTGAGTGAAGATGTAGATGTGATCGATATTGATAAAGATGCCGGCCAAAGCGCTAATCTCGACCTGGCCAGGGTGTATATGGAAATGGACGATCTGGTAGCAGCGAAAGAGCTGTTGAGTGAAGTGGTAGAAAAGGGCAGCGATGAACAACAGGAAGAAGCGCAGGCGCTGCTGAGCAGTCTTTCTTGA